In a single window of the Verrucomicrobiota bacterium genome:
- a CDS encoding DUF1552 domain-containing protein — MSNLTLSRRTALKGIGATLALPWLEAMGPLDSWAGGATPATKAAPNRMAFIYVPNGKNMADWKPQSEGELGELPAILEPLAEHKRDFSILTGLTADKARAHGDGGGDHARALSAFLTGAQPRKTDGTDIRAGVSVDQVAASRIGEQTRLASLEIGTEAGAMAGNCDSGYSCVYSSTMSWRSATQPLPKEVNPKLVFERLFAAGSAQDRARRDAQRKSVLDLVKADFNELNGRLGRNDQRKLEEFASAVRDIELRIERASKFPEPKAPEGVTQPTGIPATYEEHIRLMGDLMVLAFQTDTTRVCTFVVANEGSNKPYPFINVREGHHDLSHHGNDMVKKEKIREINRFHTKQLAYVLGRLKSVKEGDGTLLDHTMLAYGSGNSDGNAHNHDDLPILVAGRGCGTLTPGRHVVYPRETPLNNLWLAMLNRMEIQVQQLGDSTGELKNLA; from the coding sequence ATGAGTAACCTGACACTTTCACGACGCACCGCACTCAAGGGCATCGGCGCCACGCTGGCGCTGCCGTGGCTCGAAGCCATGGGGCCGCTCGATTCGTGGGCCGGTGGCGCCACGCCCGCCACCAAGGCCGCGCCGAACCGCATGGCCTTCATCTACGTCCCGAACGGCAAGAACATGGCCGACTGGAAGCCCCAATCCGAGGGCGAACTCGGCGAACTGCCCGCCATCCTCGAGCCCCTCGCCGAGCACAAGCGCGACTTTTCCATCCTCACCGGACTCACCGCCGACAAGGCGCGCGCCCACGGAGACGGCGGCGGCGACCATGCCCGCGCCCTCTCCGCGTTCCTCACCGGCGCCCAGCCGCGCAAGACCGACGGCACCGACATCCGCGCCGGCGTTTCCGTGGACCAGGTCGCCGCATCACGCATCGGCGAACAGACGCGCCTCGCCTCGCTCGAAATCGGCACCGAGGCCGGCGCGATGGCCGGCAACTGCGATTCCGGCTACTCGTGCGTATATTCCTCGACGATGTCGTGGCGCTCCGCGACGCAGCCGCTGCCGAAGGAAGTGAATCCGAAGCTCGTCTTCGAGCGGCTTTTCGCCGCGGGTTCCGCGCAGGACCGCGCCCGCCGCGACGCGCAGCGCAAGAGCGTGCTCGACTTGGTGAAGGCCGACTTCAACGAACTCAATGGCAGGCTCGGGCGCAACGACCAGCGCAAGCTCGAAGAGTTTGCCAGCGCCGTGCGTGACATCGAGCTGCGCATCGAGCGCGCCTCGAAATTTCCCGAGCCGAAAGCGCCGGAGGGCGTCACGCAACCCACAGGCATCCCGGCCACCTACGAGGAACACATCCGCCTGATGGGCGATCTGATGGTGCTCGCGTTCCAGACCGACACCACGCGCGTGTGCACGTTCGTCGTCGCCAACGAGGGCAGCAACAAGCCGTATCCCTTCATCAACGTCCGCGAGGGCCATCACGACCTCTCCCACCACGGCAACGACATGGTGAAGAAGGAAAAAATCCGCGAGATCAACCGCTTCCACACCAAACAGCTCGCCTACGTGCTTGGCAGGCTCAAGTCCGTGAAAGAAGGCGACGGCACACTGCTCGACCACACGATGCTCGCCTATGGCAGCGGCAACTCCGACGGCAATGCGCACAACCACGACGACCTGCCCATCCTCGTCGCGGGACGCGGTTGCGGCACGCTCACACCCGGCCGCCACGTCGTCTATCCCCGCGAAACGCCGCTCAACAACCTGTGGCTCGCGATGCTCAACCGCATGGAGATCCAGGTCCAGCAACTCGGCGACAGCACCGGCGAATTGAAGAACCTCGCCTGA
- a CDS encoding M81 family metallopeptidase, which yields MPRILIVECKQEVSTFNPVLSGCEDFTVRHGRAILDYHRTVRSEVGGALSVFDATPGVEPVPARSAHFITSGGTLTDAAFARIAGDILASIKAAPPVDGIYFSLHGAMATESEGDPEGWLLAETRKIVGERVAIVISLDLHGILTDRMLEHSDAAVAFHTYPHVDFFTTGARAARLLLRIVAGEVKPVTAKVTVPALVRGDELITETGSIRHAVNAAKAIEQRPGGLSAAMMWGNPFTDVPALASNSFVVTDNDLARAEGEALRIASLFWEHHEKMQVPLTSLADAARIAREIWADEHPSPHPSPLVRRGERVPEGRVRGVRVRDVPTTQDSSGDRSSTVVLVDAADATSSGASGDSNAILRALLDAGYEGTALIPIVDAAAVAAAFKAGVGNTVKTTVGGALDKRRFTPLPIEGRVRMLSDGWFHSETTRELWQAGRTAVIQFAGFTLIVTSRAVSLYDRALFLAHGCDPRRFGAVVVKSPHCEPHMFKAWAARYVDVDAPGSTSANLKSLGHTKCARPIFPLDADVKFTSQVKLFRGRWS from the coding sequence ATGCCCCGCATCCTCATCGTCGAGTGCAAACAGGAAGTCTCGACGTTCAATCCGGTGTTGAGCGGCTGCGAGGATTTCACGGTGCGGCACGGGCGCGCGATTCTTGACTATCACCGCACGGTGCGAAGCGAAGTCGGCGGGGCATTGAGCGTGTTCGATGCGACGCCGGGCGTCGAACCGGTGCCGGCGCGCAGCGCGCACTTCATCACGTCGGGCGGCACTCTGACGGATGCGGCGTTTGCGCGCATCGCGGGGGACATTCTCGCGAGCATCAAGGCCGCACCGCCGGTGGATGGTATTTACTTTTCCCTGCACGGTGCGATGGCGACGGAGAGCGAGGGCGACCCGGAGGGCTGGCTGCTTGCGGAGACGCGGAAGATCGTCGGCGAGCGCGTGGCCATCGTGATCTCGCTCGATTTGCACGGCATCCTCACGGACCGGATGCTGGAGCACAGCGATGCGGCGGTGGCGTTTCACACGTATCCGCATGTGGATTTCTTCACCACGGGCGCGCGCGCGGCACGGCTGCTGTTGCGCATCGTCGCGGGCGAGGTGAAGCCGGTGACGGCGAAGGTCACGGTGCCTGCGCTCGTGCGCGGCGATGAACTCATCACCGAGACCGGCTCCATCCGGCACGCGGTGAACGCGGCAAAGGCCATCGAGCAACGTCCCGGCGGACTCTCGGCGGCGATGATGTGGGGCAATCCGTTCACCGACGTGCCCGCGCTCGCGTCGAACAGCTTCGTGGTGACGGACAACGACCTGGCGCGCGCCGAGGGCGAGGCGTTGCGCATCGCGAGTTTGTTCTGGGAGCATCACGAGAAGATGCAGGTGCCGCTCACGAGCCTCGCGGACGCGGCGCGCATTGCGCGCGAGATATGGGCGGACGAGCACCCCTCACCCCATCCCTCTCCCCTCGTCCGACGAGGGGAGAGGGTGCCCGAAGGGCGGGTGAGGGGTGTTCGTGTGCGTGATGTTCCTACGACGCAAGACTCGAGCGGTGACCGCTCAAGCACCGTCGTGCTCGTGGACGCGGCGGACGCGACGAGTTCCGGCGCGTCAGGCGACAGCAACGCGATTCTTCGCGCGCTGCTCGATGCGGGCTACGAAGGCACCGCGCTCATTCCCATTGTGGACGCGGCTGCGGTGGCGGCGGCTTTCAAAGCGGGCGTCGGGAACACGGTGAAGACGACGGTCGGCGGTGCGCTCGACAAGCGGCGCTTCACGCCGCTGCCGATCGAGGGTCGCGTGCGGATGCTGTCCGACGGATGGTTTCACAGCGAGACGACGCGAGAGTTGTGGCAGGCGGGGCGCACGGCGGTGATTCAGTTTGCCGGCTTCACGCTCATCGTCACGAGCCGCGCGGTGAGCCTCTACGACCGCGCGCTGTTCCTCGCGCACGGCTGCGACCCGCGGCGCTTCGGCGCGGTCGTGGTGAAGTCGCCGCACTGCGAGCCGCACATGTTCAAGGCGTGGGCGGCGCGCTACGTGGATGTGGACGCGCCCGGATCGACGAGCGCAAACCTGAAGTCGCTCGGTCACACGAAGTGTGCGCGGCCGATTTTCCCGCTGGACGCGGACGTGAAGTTCACGTCCCAAGTGAAGCTCTTCCGGGGAAGGTGGAGTTGA